A portion of the Plodia interpunctella isolate USDA-ARS_2022_Savannah chromosome 4, ilPloInte3.2, whole genome shotgun sequence genome contains these proteins:
- the LOC128669412 gene encoding juvenile hormone esterase-like: MREFKMYICIIFICIANSLAANVRVDPLVDTKLGLIRGLRADDGDYSMFLGIPYATVRHDNPFADALPHEPFGDVFEAYNDSAVCPQAERLADGIVGTLDCLRLNIFVPNSANSHNRVPVLFYIHGGAFSGGSSQRAEFGPKYLVRHDIILITINYRLGPYGFMCLDNPEVTGNQGLKDQFLALKWVQENIAQFGGDSRKISIFGESAGAMSVDFHIHSSREKIFRSAILDSGNSLVATFSEPDKNAPLKLAQYLGLETDDMDDAISFLANSDTNSVILASVALNFDFKPCVEQEFDNVDRFVTQNWINATLPKIRNTPILIGFNSQEELMQNTYHDNVIRDKLAITFDVDDEAFDGMEEIVRHFYIGDEPITEQVRWDILNFHSDFKFNHPTIRTVRKYVENGASEVYQFLFSYVGERNLAFQSDIIKEEAAHGDELAYLFDMSAIPNPTAEDQLVIDRMTTLWTNFVKYSDPTPELTDLITTKWTPITEGSSQNYLEISSELSAKTRPYSSRMTFWYLFYKINHRLQRVYPGNNIVV; this comes from the exons ATGAGGGaattcaaaatgtatatttgcattattttcatttgtattgCAAATTCCTTAGCTGCAAATGTAAGGGTAGATCCACTTGTGGATACTAAACTTGGACTTATTCGGGGTTTAAGGGCTGATGATGGAGATTATTCCATGTTTTTGGGTATACCATATGCCACAGTGAGACATGATAATCCTTTTGcg GACGCTCTCCCACATGAACCGTTTGGTGACGTTTTCGAAGCTTACAATGACTCTGCAGTTTGTCCACAAGCTGAAAGGTTGGCTGACGGAATTGTGGGAACATTGGACTGCCTTCGTTTGAATATTTTCGTCCCAAATTCTGCAAACTCACATAATCGTGTACCAGTCTTGTTTTATATACACGGAGGAGCATTCAGTGGTGGCTCCTCTCAACGTGCCGAATTTGGACCTAAATATCTTGTTAGACATGACATTATTCTAATAACGATTAACTATCGTCTTGGACCATACGGATTTATGTGTCTTGATAACCCCGAAGTGACCGGAAACCAAGGCTTGAAGGATCAATTTTTAGCTCTAAAATGGGTACAAGAAAACATTGCACAATTTGGTGGAGATTCTAggaaaatatcgatatttggAGAAAGCGCCGGAGCTATGTCCGTTGATTTCCACATACACTCGTCacgtgaaaaaatattcagaagtGCTATACTAGACAGTGGTAATTCATTAGTAGCCACATTTTCCGAACCAGATAAAAATGCTCCACTTAAGTTAGCGCAGTATCTTGGCCTTGAAACAGATGATATGGATGACGCCATATCATTTTTAGCAAATTCTGACACAAATTCTGTTATCTTAGCATCAGTAGCTCTAAATTTTGACTTCAAACCTTGCGTTGAACAAGAATTTGATAACGTTGATAGATTTGTTACTCAAAATTGGATTAATGCTACATTACCAAAGATTAGGAATACGCCTATACTGATTGGATTTAATAGCCAGGAAGAATTGATGCAAAACACATATCATGATAATGTTATTAGGGATAAACTTGCGATAACTTTTGATGTGGACGATGAAGCATTCGATGGTATGGAGGAGATAGtaagacatttttatataggCGATGAGCCGATCACAGAACAAGTAAGATGGGATATACTTAACTTCCATTCTGACTTTAAATTCAATCATCCTACTATTAGGACAGTCAGGAAATATGTTGAAAATGGAGCTAGCGAGGTctatcaatttttgttttcctaTGTTGGTGAAAGAAACTTGGCATTCCAGTCAGATATCATCAAAGAAGAGGCAGCTCATGGTGATGAGCTTGCATATTTGTTTGATATGTCTGCTATTCCTAACCCTACTGCTGAAGATCAACTTGTTATAGACCGAATGACCACTTTGTGgacaaattttgttaaatacaG tGATCCAACACCAGAGCTCACTGATCTCATCACAACCAAGTGGACTCCCATCACTGAAGGTTCGTCACAAAACTACTTGGAGATTTCCTCTGAGCTGAGCGCTAAAACTAGACCTTACAGCAGTAGAATGACATTTTGGTACttgttctataaaataaaccataGATTGCAAAGGGTTTACCCTGGGAATAATATCGtagtttaa
- the LOC128669411 gene encoding juvenile hormone esterase-like, with product MGSCKVIIFLFYILFANVFADLRIDPLVDTNVGLIRGLRAIDGDYSMFMGIPFAKVRPENPFGDAIPHERFDDVFEAFDDSAICPQIEEFNQTVTGNLDCLHLNIYVPNSASSRNRLPVLIWVYGGGFSIGFSGRYLYGPKYIVRHDVILVTINYRLGPYGFMCLDTADVPGNQGLKDQLLALRWVKHNIEAFGGDSNKITAFGESAGGIAVDFHLLSPHELLFNQVILNSGTTLLPTFYEPIKNAPIILAQYLGLDTDDMDEAISFLANLDTNSVITAAAALNLEFKTCVEQEFDNVDRFITQNWINAPVPKVRNMPVLIGFNNQELLTTYGLETATFYDDLIKYKLSIGFDVDNEEFEGMEELVRQFYIGDESITDKVRYEIIDFESDYKFNHPTFRSIKKYIENGAGNIFNYVFSYAGGRNFAKHLNNITFGGAAHADELGYLFDMSFWKQISDEDQLIVDLMTTMWTNFVKHGDPTPELSDLLTTKWTPITEGSPHHYLEIDRELHAKTRPFSSRMTFWDLFYKMNHNLQRIYPGYNV from the exons ATGGGGAGttgtaaagtaataatatttctattttatatcttgTTTGCCAATGTGTTCGCTGATTTGAGAATAGATCCGTTAGTTGATACAAATGTTGGTCTTATTCGAGGACTAAGGGCCATTGATGGTGATTATTCAATGTTCATGGGTATACCATTCGCAAAAGTAAGGCCAGAAAACCCTTTCGGT GATGCTATTCCACATGAAAGATTTGATGATGTATTTGAAGCTTTCGATGACTCTGCTATTTGTCCTCAAATTGAAGAATTTAACCAGACTGTAACAGGAAATCTGGATTGTCTGCACTTGAATATTTACGTACCAAATTCTGCCAGCTCACGAAATCGCCTACCAGTTTTAATATGGGTTTACGGAGGAGGATTTAGTATTGGTTTTTCTGGAAGGTACCTATATGGTCCTAAATATATTGTCAGACATGATGTAATTTTAGTAACTATTAATTACCGTTTAGGACCATATGGTTTTATGTGTCTCGACACTGCTGATGTGCCAGGAAATCAAGGTCTTAAAGACCAGTTGTTAGCTCTGAGATGGGTGAAACATAATATTGAAGCTTTCGGTGGAGactctaataaaataactgcttTTGGGGAAAGCGCTGGAGGAATCGCTGTAGATTTTCATTTGCTCTCTCCCCATGAACTACTATTTAATCAAGTTATCCTTAATAGTGGAACGACACTGCTGCCAACGTTTTATGAACCTATCAAAAATGCTCCAATAATATTAGCTCAATATCTTGGCCTTGATACCGATGACATGGATGAGGCAATATCATTTTTAGCTAATCTTGATACGAATTCAGTTATCACGGCTGCTGCTGCACTGAATCTTGAATTTAAAACTTGTGTTGAACAAGAGTTTGATAACGTTGACAGATTTATTACCCAAAATTGGATCAATGCACCAGTGCCAAAAGTAAGGAATATGCCTGTACTAATTGGATTTAACAATCAAGAATTATTAACTACGTACGGTCTTGAAACTGCGACATTTTATGAtgatcttataaaatataagctgTCAATAGGCTTTGATGTAGACAACGAAGAATTCGAAGGTATGGAAGAACTAGTAAGACAATTTTATATTGGTGATGAGTCAATAACGGATAAAGTGAGATATGAAATCATTGACTTTGAATCTGATTATAAGTTTAATCATCCAACTTTTAGATCTATAAAAAAGTACATTGAAAATGGAGCtggtaacatttttaattacgtaTTTTCTTATGCTGGAGGGAGAAACTTTGCAAAACACttgaataatataacatttggtGGGGCAGCTCACGCGGACGAACTTGGCTATCTATTTGACATGTCGTTTTGGAAGCAAATCTCTGACGAAGATCAACTGATTGTCGACCTAATGACGACTATGTGGACCAACTTTGTTAAACATGG AGACCCAACTCCTGAGTTGTCCGATCTCCTGACAACCAAGTGGACTCCCATCACCGAGGGATCACCTCATCACTATCTGGAGATCGACAGAGAACTCCATGCCAAAACCAGGCCATTTAGCAGCAGAATGACATTCTGGGACCTGTTCTACAAAATGAATCACAACTTGCAACGGATTTATCCGGGATACAACGTTTGA